The Pseudofrankia inefficax genome window below encodes:
- a CDS encoding cupin domain-containing protein, with protein sequence MSSEQRTTKMEFYTSAGAPSLEQDGMMTPPTIDKAVYTQLDIRPVDAGQRVTVLYKGEGPDGFSLVHSWFGAGFRLPRHSHSADCLYYVVSGEILMGTRTMGKGDGFFVAADAQYAYTAGPDGAEVLEFRTSTSFDMRITDQTAERWKPIVEAAVANRELWAATRPS encoded by the coding sequence ATGTCGTCCGAGCAGCGCACCACCAAGATGGAGTTCTACACGTCGGCGGGCGCCCCCAGCCTGGAGCAGGACGGGATGATGACGCCGCCGACGATCGACAAGGCGGTCTACACCCAGCTCGACATCCGGCCGGTCGACGCCGGGCAGCGCGTCACCGTGCTCTACAAGGGCGAGGGCCCGGACGGGTTCAGCCTCGTCCACTCCTGGTTCGGTGCCGGCTTCCGGCTGCCCCGCCACAGCCATTCGGCCGACTGCCTCTACTACGTCGTGTCCGGGGAGATCCTCATGGGCACCCGCACCATGGGCAAGGGCGACGGGTTCTTCGTCGCGGCCGACGCGCAGTACGCCTACACCGCCGGCCCGGACGGAGCCGAGGTGCTGGAGTTCCGCACCTCGACGAGCTTCGACATGAGGATCACCGACCAGACCGCCGAGCGCTGGAAGCCGATCGTCGAGGCCGCGGTCGCGAACCGCGAGCTGTGGGCGGCCACCCGGCCCAGCTGA
- a CDS encoding LLM class F420-dependent oxidoreductase encodes MSEIALGLSLAGIHGDVASLVAVARRAEQAGYDSVWTGEAWGSDAFTPLAAVAAVTSRLRLGTAIAQMPARTPAMTAMTALTLQQLSEGRFVLGIGASGPQVVEGWHGVPYHPPVPMTREYLAVLRKALAGKERLEFSGSIYQVPYTGPGSTGQGRPLRTTLPGAPDTPILVAALGPKNVAMTVAEADGLLPYLWSPTRWRDAWGDALAKAPDGFQVAPTVLACVGDDLDACRDQVRPRIALHIGGMGSKSKNFYAALVARYGYVDEANRIQDLYLGGDRAGACAAVPDELVDDLALVGPLARIADQLAAWRDGPVTTMIIEPTDLTMVEPIASLW; translated from the coding sequence GTGTCGGAGATTGCGCTGGGACTGAGCCTTGCCGGAATTCATGGGGACGTGGCTTCGCTCGTAGCCGTGGCGCGCCGGGCCGAGCAGGCCGGGTACGACTCGGTGTGGACGGGCGAGGCCTGGGGGAGCGACGCGTTCACCCCGCTGGCCGCCGTCGCCGCGGTGACCAGCCGGCTGCGGCTCGGTACCGCGATCGCGCAGATGCCGGCCCGCACGCCCGCCATGACGGCGATGACGGCGCTGACGCTGCAGCAGCTGTCCGAGGGGCGGTTCGTCCTCGGCATCGGCGCCTCCGGCCCGCAGGTGGTCGAGGGCTGGCACGGCGTGCCCTACCACCCGCCGGTGCCGATGACCCGGGAGTACCTGGCCGTGCTGCGCAAGGCCCTGGCCGGGAAGGAGCGGCTCGAGTTCTCCGGGTCGATCTACCAGGTTCCCTACACCGGCCCGGGCTCCACCGGCCAGGGCCGCCCGCTGCGCACGACCCTGCCGGGCGCCCCGGACACCCCGATCCTGGTGGCCGCGCTCGGGCCGAAGAACGTGGCGATGACCGTGGCGGAGGCCGACGGCCTGCTCCCGTACCTGTGGAGCCCGACCCGGTGGCGCGACGCCTGGGGGGACGCGCTCGCGAAGGCGCCGGACGGGTTTCAGGTGGCTCCGACCGTCCTGGCCTGCGTCGGTGACGACCTCGACGCCTGCCGCGACCAGGTCCGCCCCCGCATCGCGCTGCACATCGGCGGCATGGGCTCGAAGTCGAAGAACTTCTACGCGGCGCTGGTCGCCCGTTACGGCTACGTCGACGAGGCGAACCGCATCCAGGACCTCTACCTGGGCGGGGACCGGGCCGGTGCCTGCGCCGCCGTGCCGGACGAGCTCGTGGACGACCTGGCCCTGGTCGGCCCGCTGGCCAGGATCGCCGACCAGCTCGCCGCCTGGCGCGACGGCCCGGTGACCACGATGATCATCGAGCCCACCGATCTCACGATGGTGGAGCCGATCGCGAGCCTCTGGTGA